A stretch of Caenibius tardaugens NBRC 16725 DNA encodes these proteins:
- a CDS encoding CAP domain-containing protein, with amino-acid sequence MQGKRLILAISGMVSAAALATVAIAEPPQGNIDGQILHLHNQARADKQLPGLQWNADLAKAAGRWAETLAAEGRLRHSGWKERGGAGENLWIGTRGYYGPDSMVGAFINEKQDFRPGIFPKVSRTGRWEDVGHYTQIIWPDTQQVGCALARSGGVDVLVCRYWPAGNYIGSKVG; translated from the coding sequence ATGCAAGGCAAACGATTGATCCTCGCTATCAGTGGAATGGTCTCGGCGGCGGCACTCGCCACGGTCGCAATCGCAGAGCCGCCACAGGGCAATATCGACGGGCAGATTCTGCATCTCCACAATCAGGCGCGGGCTGACAAGCAATTGCCGGGGTTGCAGTGGAATGCCGATCTGGCCAAGGCAGCCGGACGCTGGGCGGAAACACTGGCTGCGGAAGGCCGTTTGCGCCATTCGGGCTGGAAAGAACGCGGTGGCGCAGGCGAAAATCTCTGGATCGGAACCAGAGGGTACTATGGCCCTGACAGCATGGTTGGCGCCTTCATCAACGAGAAGCAGGATTTCCGCCCCGGGATTTTCCCCAAAGTGTCGCGTACCGGGCGCTGGGAAGATGTGGGGCACTACACACAGATCATCTGGCCCGACACGCAACAGGTGGGATGCGCGCTGGCCCGCAGCGGTGGCGTGGACGTGCTGGTCTGTCGCTACTGGCCTGCTGGAAACTATATCGGTAGCAAGGTCGGCTGA